A region of Syntrophorhabdaceae bacterium DNA encodes the following proteins:
- a CDS encoding FAD-binding oxidoreductase, with protein sequence APEKGIILSTGRMKFVDINTDYGYFECGPGVTVNSRDLLLAKEGFFLPVYPGSKVVATMGGMMANNTSGHIIDACIGKPADYVLGLTVVLPTGEILETGSKALRKPAGTDLTKFFVGGDGLTGIVTRIRMRLVPAKEKAFAIAYFENAESVAQAVVRMYREKAPAPLFMEFMDKATTTIGFEHAGLPVPPGCAIFFASLGASKDDASRNVQSLLEVMKKENPIRMEEIRDLAVWTKIWTAREVIIASLMQKHDGQFTGPEIVSSLPDLVECIKELEHYVDKKPVFKGMPFYLLGHIGALTFHPTLIVPKKLDNETKRKIVAAGLEVEAEMNLRFGTCGGEWGQFGKRNAFFKKRYGEKAYDLIRQVKKVFDPNDILSRGLMNP encoded by the coding sequence GGCGCCTGAAAAGGGTATCATTCTGAGTACGGGCAGGATGAAGTTTGTCGATATTAACACTGATTACGGGTATTTCGAATGTGGTCCCGGGGTCACGGTCAATTCGCGTGATCTGCTGCTGGCGAAAGAGGGTTTTTTTCTGCCTGTCTACCCAGGGAGTAAGGTAGTCGCGACGATGGGGGGGATGATGGCTAACAATACCAGCGGCCATATCATCGACGCCTGTATCGGAAAACCGGCAGATTATGTCCTGGGCCTGACGGTTGTCCTTCCCACAGGAGAGATCCTCGAGACAGGCTCTAAGGCATTAAGAAAACCCGCCGGCACGGACCTCACAAAATTCTTTGTCGGCGGCGATGGTCTGACGGGTATTGTTACGCGCATAAGGATGAGACTCGTCCCCGCAAAAGAGAAGGCCTTTGCAATTGCCTATTTCGAAAATGCGGAATCCGTAGCGCAGGCCGTTGTAAGGATGTACAGGGAAAAGGCCCCTGCGCCGCTTTTTATGGAGTTTATGGACAAGGCAACCACAACCATCGGATTTGAGCATGCGGGACTCCCGGTCCCTCCCGGATGTGCCATATTTTTTGCCTCCTTAGGGGCTTCAAAGGATGATGCGTCGCGCAACGTACAGAGCCTGCTGGAGGTTATGAAGAAAGAGAATCCCATCCGTATGGAAGAGATCAGGGATCTGGCCGTGTGGACGAAGATATGGACGGCGAGAGAGGTAATCATCGCATCCCTGATGCAAAAACATGATGGTCAGTTTACAGGACCGGAGATCGTTTCCAGCCTCCCGGATCTTGTGGAATGCATAAAGGAACTGGAACATTACGTTGATAAGAAACCAGTCTTCAAAGGAATGCCGTTCTATCTGCTTGGTCACATCGGCGCATTGACGTTCCACCCAACGCTTATTGTTCCTAAAAAACTGGATAATGAAACGAAGAGAAAGATTGTTGCAGCAGGATTGGAAGTGGAAGCTGAAATGAACCTGAGATTCGGCACATGCGGAGGCGAATGGGGCCAATTCGGAAAACGAAATGCCTTTTTTAAGAAGAGATACGGGGAAAAGGCCTATGACCTAATAAGGCAGGTGAAAAAGGTCTTTGACCCGAATGATATTCTCAGTCGCGGGTTAATGAACCCATAA
- a CDS encoding (Fe-S)-binding protein, with protein MENQNESGNELRRDILEIVSKCVKCRFCISQCPVYEVSDGWVTQGGSGITQSLYYGIKLGRIDKDLRDILMRCTTCRSCEIICDRLMAGVKLVDAIKMGRRLLLEEEIPPIREQQKALENLQIVGNPYGMQPSKRTAWAADLDVKRAGEAPGSDVLYYVGCTPSYDDRVKAVARSIVKILKEANVDFAILEDEKSSGDLALTMGEYGLFELLAEENLGRIQKPGFKTVITTSPHDFNCYLKEYPEEMRKIEIKHYTQFFFGLIEQGKIQFKNTINKKVTYHDPCYLGKHNGIYEEPRKILKSIPGVELVEMQRNRENSLCCGGGGGRMWADFLEEPRLAEVRILEAIDAGAELLATACPFCLINFEDAIKSLNKENVIAVKDIAEIMYEAV; from the coding sequence ATGGAAAATCAAAATGAAAGCGGCAATGAGTTGAGAAGGGATATCCTTGAGATCGTGTCCAAATGTGTCAAGTGTCGTTTCTGCATCTCCCAGTGCCCGGTGTATGAGGTATCGGACGGCTGGGTAACCCAGGGAGGCTCAGGGATCACTCAATCCCTATATTACGGCATAAAGCTCGGCAGGATAGATAAAGATTTAAGAGATATCCTGATGCGCTGTACCACCTGCAGGAGTTGCGAAATTATATGCGACAGGCTGATGGCGGGGGTAAAACTGGTAGACGCGATCAAGATGGGCAGGAGGCTGCTTCTTGAGGAAGAGATACCGCCGATCCGCGAACAGCAGAAGGCATTGGAGAACCTGCAGATAGTCGGCAATCCATACGGCATGCAGCCTTCAAAGAGAACGGCATGGGCCGCAGACCTCGATGTCAAAAGGGCAGGAGAGGCTCCGGGGAGCGACGTCCTCTATTACGTGGGTTGCACGCCCTCGTATGACGACCGGGTAAAGGCCGTGGCCAGGTCGATCGTTAAAATCCTGAAGGAAGCTAATGTGGACTTTGCCATTCTGGAAGATGAAAAATCTTCCGGAGACCTCGCGTTGACGATGGGGGAGTACGGGTTATTCGAGCTGCTGGCAGAGGAGAATCTTGGAAGAATTCAAAAACCGGGGTTTAAAACTGTTATCACCACCTCCCCCCATGATTTTAATTGTTACTTAAAAGAATACCCTGAGGAGATGAGGAAGATTGAGATCAAACATTACACCCAGTTTTTCTTCGGCCTCATAGAGCAGGGAAAGATACAATTCAAAAATACGATAAACAAGAAGGTGACATACCACGACCCATGTTATCTGGGAAAACATAATGGCATCTATGAAGAGCCGAGGAAGATATTGAAAAGCATCCCCGGGGTAGAACTGGTTGAGATGCAGAGGAACAGGGAAAACAGCCTGTGTTGCGGAGGCGGAGGCGGCAGGATGTGGGCGGATTTTCTTGAAGAGCCGCGCTTAGCCGAGGTCAGGATACTGGAAGCGATAGACGCCGGGGCGGAATTATTGGCGACCGCATGCCCCTTTTGTCTCATAAATTTCGAAGACGCAATCAAAAGTTTGAACAAGGAGAACGTAATCGCAGTGAAAGATATTGCCGAGATCATGTATGAGGCGGTTTAG
- a CDS encoding corrinoid protein — protein sequence MASEERTREILKAIQDAVVGYDDEACERLCGSVLEEGIDPHQAIVEGLTGGMDRVGELYNSQEYFVPELLLCADALNAGLNILKPHLKIEDTAGKGKLLLGVVEGDIHDIGKNLVKIMFEAAGWEVYDLGNNVKIERFAEEQQKANTDIVALSALMTTSMLAMPKIIGALKAQNPGVKVLVGGAPLSQEIAQRYGADAYAPDAVTAVKTAVDLLRM from the coding sequence ATGGCTTCAGAGGAGAGAACCCGGGAGATACTCAAGGCGATTCAGGATGCAGTTGTAGGCTATGATGATGAAGCCTGTGAGCGCCTGTGCGGCTCTGTATTAGAGGAAGGGATAGACCCGCACCAGGCCATTGTGGAAGGTTTGACGGGCGGGATGGATAGGGTAGGGGAGCTTTATAACAGCCAGGAGTACTTTGTCCCCGAATTGCTTTTGTGCGCGGACGCATTGAATGCAGGGCTGAATATTCTTAAGCCGCACCTGAAGATAGAGGATACCGCCGGCAAGGGCAAACTCCTGCTTGGCGTTGTGGAGGGCGATATCCACGACATAGGCAAGAACCTCGTCAAGATCATGTTCGAGGCGGCAGGTTGGGAAGTATACGACCTGGGCAATAACGTGAAGATCGAGAGATTTGCAGAGGAACAACAGAAGGCCAATACGGATATTGTGGCCTTGTCGGCATTGATGACGACGAGCATGCTCGCCATGCCGAAGATCATCGGGGCGCTCAAGGCGCAGAACCCCGGCGTTAAAGTTCTGGTAGGAGGCGCTCCTTTATCGCAGGAGATCGCACAGAGATACGGCGCCGATGCATACGCACCTGATGCCGTTACCGCCGTTAAGACAGCGGTCGATCTCCTCAGGATGTAA